A single region of the Serinus canaria isolate serCan28SL12 chromosome 1, serCan2020, whole genome shotgun sequence genome encodes:
- the ELF1 gene encoding ETS-related transcription factor Elf-1 isoform X2 — MAAVVQQNELVFEFASNVMEDEQQLGDPSIFPAVIVEHVPSAELLHNYSGLTCVDEPSDMITENSLDVAEEQIIEDDDITLTVEASCHNGDETMETIEAAEALLNMDSPDPMLDEKRMTTMFGATEEEEIVPPITHVSVTLDGIPEVVEVHQAPDPYAESPETPEFEQPKKKKGKKPKPSRSESPTTTPNISVKKKNKDGKGNTIYLWEFLLALLQDKATCPKYIKWTQREKGIFKLVDSKAVSRLWGKHKNKPDMNYETMGRALRYYYQRGILAKVEGQRLVYQFKDMPKDLIYIDDEDASPSTESSDSTLLSPAVANRNQPSRTRASANAGTKGGSASVVKTGNSKPAKLKEQVEAVQQQTPGLSSEVLRTMQSPQPVQPAQLFRTVHVMQPLQPLTEGQAAVTSNVPDESLNSSVQNIRTLQTPTQVPVVVSPGNQQLHTVTLQTVPLTTVIASTDPASVTTAQKFILQAIPTSQPMTVLKENIMLQSQKPVSPPSSIVLSPAQVQQVLTSSVQTICNGTVNMASSPSFSSTTPVVTFSPSSSQVASQPSGTVITSVIKAPDTKQVGLQEEEKEESDKVGDTEQPEQRFQQQPFVMVVSSSNNFPSNVQVKQENEPLEPNLY; from the exons CTTGGTGATCCATCTATTTTCCCTGCTGTCATCGTGGAGCATGTTCCTAGTGCAGAACTCCTACATAACTACTCTGGCTTAACCTGCGTGGATGAACCTAGTGACATGATCACTGAGAACTCTCTGGATGTTGCAGAAGAGCAAATCATAGAAGATGATGATATCACCCTCACAG TGGAAGCATCTTGTCATAATGGAGATGAAACAATGGAAACAATTGAGGCTGCTGAAGCACTTCTTAATATGGATTCCCCTGATCCTATGTTGGATGAAAAAAGAATGA CAACTATGTTTGGTGCaactgaagaggaagaaatagtGCCTCCTATCACACACGTGTCCGTCACGCTCGATGGGATCCCTGAGGTGGTGGAAGTTCACCAAGCCCCAGACCCTTATGCTGAGTCACCAGAGACTCCAGAATTTGAAcaaccaaagaagaaaaaag ggaagaaaCCAAAACCGTCTCGTTCTGAGTCCCCTACTACAACTCCAAACATatctgtgaaaaagaaaaacaaagatggAAAGG GAAATACAATTTATCTCTGGGAGTTCTTACTAGCACTGCTCCAGGACAAAGCTACGTGTCCTAAATATATCAAATGGACTCAAAGAGAGAAGGGCATTTTCAAACTGGTAGATTCCAAAGCTGTGTCCAGATTGTggggaaaacacaaaaacaaacctGACATGAATTATGAAACAATGGGTAGAGCTCTCAG ATACTACTACCAAAGGGGAATCCTTGCTAAAGTAGAAGGTCAGCGCCTGGTGTATCAATTTAAAGACATGCCAAAAGATCTCATCTATATTGATGATGAAGATGCCAGCCCTAGCACTGAATCATCAGATTCAACTCTGCTCTCACCTGCTGTGGCCAACAGAAACCAACCAAGCAGAACTAGAGCGTCTGCGAACGCAGGAACAAAGGGAGGATCAGCCTCAGTGGTAAAAACAGGAAACTCGAAGCCTGCTAAGCTGAAGGAGCAAGTAGAAGCTGTACagcagcagacacctggcttgAGTTCAGAAGTTTTGAGGACAATGCAATCTCCACAGCCAGTACAACCTGCTCAGCTTTTTCGGACAGTTCATGTAATGCAGCCATTGCAGCCCCTCACAGAAGGACAAGCAGCTGTAACCAGTAATGTTCCAGATGAATCGTTAAATTCCTCAGTTCAGAATATAAG GACTTTGCAGACTCCAACCCAGGTTCCAGTGGTTGTTTCTCCTGGAAATCAGCAGCTGCATACTGTAACACTCCAGACAGTGCCTCTAACTACAGTGATAGCCAGCACAGATCCAGCCTCAGTaacaacagcacagaaatttattttacaagcCATTCCTACTTCCCAGCCCATGACGGTTCTTAAAGAAAACATCATGCTACAGTCTCAGAAGCCAGTCTCACCTCCTTCCTCGATtgtgctgagcccagcacaaGTTCAGCAGGTGCTCACCAGCAGCGTGCAGACCATTTGCAATGGAACAGTCAACATGGCTTCATCTCCATCCTTCAGTTCCACCACCCCCGTGGTGACGTTCTCGCCCAGCAGCTCACAGGTGGCGTCTCAGCCCTCAGGCACGGTGATCACTTCAGTCATCAAAGCTCCGGACACGAAGCAGGTTGGCCTacaagaagaggagaaggaggagagtgACAAAGTAGGAGATactgagcagccagagcagagattccagCAGCAACCATTTGTGATGGTAGTGTCCAGTTCAAATAATTTCCCATCTAACGTGCAAGTGAAGCAAGAAAATGAGCCATTGGAACCCAATTTGTATtga
- the ELF1 gene encoding ETS-related transcription factor Elf-1 isoform X1 translates to MAAVVQQNELVFEFASNVMEDEQQLGDPSIFPAVIVEHVPSAELLHNYSGLTCVDEPSDMITENSLDVAEEQIIEDDDITLTVEASCHNGDETMETIEAAEALLNMDSPDPMLDEKRMTTMFGATEEEEIVPPITHVSVTLDGIPEVVEVHQAPDPYAESPETPEFEQPKKKKGKKPKPSRSESPTTTPNISVKKKNKDGKGNTIYLWEFLLALLQDKATCPKYIKWTQREKGIFKLVDSKAVSRLWGKHKNKPDMNYETMGRALRYYYQRGILAKVEGQRLVYQFKDMPKDLIYIDDEDASPSTESSDSTLLSPAVANRNQPSRTRASANAGTKGGSASVVKTGNSKPAKLKEQVEAVQQQTPGLSSEVLRTMQSPQPVQPAQLFRTVHVMQPLQPLTEGQAAVTSNVPDESLNSSVQNISRTLQTPTQVPVVVSPGNQQLHTVTLQTVPLTTVIASTDPASVTTAQKFILQAIPTSQPMTVLKENIMLQSQKPVSPPSSIVLSPAQVQQVLTSSVQTICNGTVNMASSPSFSSTTPVVTFSPSSSQVASQPSGTVITSVIKAPDTKQVGLQEEEKEESDKVGDTEQPEQRFQQQPFVMVVSSSNNFPSNVQVKQENEPLEPNLY, encoded by the exons CTTGGTGATCCATCTATTTTCCCTGCTGTCATCGTGGAGCATGTTCCTAGTGCAGAACTCCTACATAACTACTCTGGCTTAACCTGCGTGGATGAACCTAGTGACATGATCACTGAGAACTCTCTGGATGTTGCAGAAGAGCAAATCATAGAAGATGATGATATCACCCTCACAG TGGAAGCATCTTGTCATAATGGAGATGAAACAATGGAAACAATTGAGGCTGCTGAAGCACTTCTTAATATGGATTCCCCTGATCCTATGTTGGATGAAAAAAGAATGA CAACTATGTTTGGTGCaactgaagaggaagaaatagtGCCTCCTATCACACACGTGTCCGTCACGCTCGATGGGATCCCTGAGGTGGTGGAAGTTCACCAAGCCCCAGACCCTTATGCTGAGTCACCAGAGACTCCAGAATTTGAAcaaccaaagaagaaaaaag ggaagaaaCCAAAACCGTCTCGTTCTGAGTCCCCTACTACAACTCCAAACATatctgtgaaaaagaaaaacaaagatggAAAGG GAAATACAATTTATCTCTGGGAGTTCTTACTAGCACTGCTCCAGGACAAAGCTACGTGTCCTAAATATATCAAATGGACTCAAAGAGAGAAGGGCATTTTCAAACTGGTAGATTCCAAAGCTGTGTCCAGATTGTggggaaaacacaaaaacaaacctGACATGAATTATGAAACAATGGGTAGAGCTCTCAG ATACTACTACCAAAGGGGAATCCTTGCTAAAGTAGAAGGTCAGCGCCTGGTGTATCAATTTAAAGACATGCCAAAAGATCTCATCTATATTGATGATGAAGATGCCAGCCCTAGCACTGAATCATCAGATTCAACTCTGCTCTCACCTGCTGTGGCCAACAGAAACCAACCAAGCAGAACTAGAGCGTCTGCGAACGCAGGAACAAAGGGAGGATCAGCCTCAGTGGTAAAAACAGGAAACTCGAAGCCTGCTAAGCTGAAGGAGCAAGTAGAAGCTGTACagcagcagacacctggcttgAGTTCAGAAGTTTTGAGGACAATGCAATCTCCACAGCCAGTACAACCTGCTCAGCTTTTTCGGACAGTTCATGTAATGCAGCCATTGCAGCCCCTCACAGAAGGACAAGCAGCTGTAACCAGTAATGTTCCAGATGAATCGTTAAATTCCTCAGTTCAGAATATAAG CAGGACTTTGCAGACTCCAACCCAGGTTCCAGTGGTTGTTTCTCCTGGAAATCAGCAGCTGCATACTGTAACACTCCAGACAGTGCCTCTAACTACAGTGATAGCCAGCACAGATCCAGCCTCAGTaacaacagcacagaaatttattttacaagcCATTCCTACTTCCCAGCCCATGACGGTTCTTAAAGAAAACATCATGCTACAGTCTCAGAAGCCAGTCTCACCTCCTTCCTCGATtgtgctgagcccagcacaaGTTCAGCAGGTGCTCACCAGCAGCGTGCAGACCATTTGCAATGGAACAGTCAACATGGCTTCATCTCCATCCTTCAGTTCCACCACCCCCGTGGTGACGTTCTCGCCCAGCAGCTCACAGGTGGCGTCTCAGCCCTCAGGCACGGTGATCACTTCAGTCATCAAAGCTCCGGACACGAAGCAGGTTGGCCTacaagaagaggagaaggaggagagtgACAAAGTAGGAGATactgagcagccagagcagagattccagCAGCAACCATTTGTGATGGTAGTGTCCAGTTCAAATAATTTCCCATCTAACGTGCAAGTGAAGCAAGAAAATGAGCCATTGGAACCCAATTTGTATtga